A portion of the Roseimicrobium gellanilyticum genome contains these proteins:
- a CDS encoding arylsulfatase, whose amino-acid sequence MTSRWLSLSLALFSWLMLSTAGGAAPLEGKRPNIIFILTDDQGYGDLSVHGNPVLKTPNLDRMHAESVRFTNWHNSPTCAPTRSALLTGRHEFRNGITHTILERERLRLDSVTLAQVLQKAGYATGIFGKWHLGDEEAYRPDKRGFDETFIHGAGGIGQSYPGSCGDAPGNSYFDPAILHNGKFEKTKGYCTDVFFTQATKWIESTKSQKDKPFLCWLSTNAPHGPYIAKPEDRALYEGKTPNEAVANFFGMLHNIDENVGKLLAKLDEWGIAENTLVIFMNDNGGTAGVQVFNADMHGSKGSPWIGGVRAISFWRWKGTLKPANCNALAAHIDFFRTLSSIAGVKLDEAMLQQSAEARNLVPLLEDSSAKWDDRFLFAHVGRWPKGTSPDAAKLSNASVRNTQYTLVSEVARGPKAPKNAGPRWQLFDVIADPAQKTDIAATHPDVVKKLTDAYDAWWSSLKGQYDLNENAVGPRLNPFAELYWKQFGGGPTPEDYERMDPDKAKTFEANRQRQVGGKKGAD is encoded by the coding sequence ATGACTTCTCGCTGGCTTTCTCTCTCCCTCGCTCTCTTTTCATGGTTGATGCTGTCCACTGCGGGCGGCGCTGCACCCCTGGAAGGCAAGAGACCAAACATCATTTTCATCCTGACCGATGACCAGGGGTATGGAGATCTGTCGGTGCACGGGAATCCTGTGCTGAAGACGCCCAACCTGGACAGGATGCATGCGGAAAGTGTGCGCTTCACCAACTGGCACAACAGCCCCACGTGTGCGCCGACACGCTCAGCCTTGCTTACAGGACGTCATGAGTTCCGCAACGGCATCACGCACACCATCCTGGAGCGCGAGCGTCTGCGCCTCGATTCGGTGACTCTTGCGCAGGTGCTGCAGAAGGCTGGCTATGCCACGGGCATCTTCGGCAAGTGGCATCTCGGTGATGAGGAGGCGTATCGACCGGACAAGCGCGGCTTTGACGAAACCTTCATCCATGGTGCCGGGGGCATCGGCCAGAGCTATCCGGGAAGTTGTGGCGATGCTCCTGGGAACAGCTACTTTGATCCTGCCATTCTTCACAACGGGAAGTTTGAGAAGACCAAGGGCTACTGCACGGATGTCTTCTTCACACAGGCCACGAAATGGATCGAATCCACGAAGAGCCAGAAGGACAAGCCCTTCCTCTGCTGGCTGAGCACGAATGCACCGCATGGACCATACATTGCCAAACCGGAAGACAGGGCGCTGTATGAGGGCAAGACGCCCAATGAAGCCGTGGCCAATTTCTTCGGCATGCTGCACAACATCGATGAGAATGTGGGCAAGCTCCTGGCAAAGCTCGACGAATGGGGCATTGCGGAGAATACACTCGTCATCTTCATGAACGACAATGGCGGCACGGCAGGAGTGCAGGTATTCAATGCCGATATGCATGGTTCCAAGGGCTCACCGTGGATTGGCGGTGTGCGTGCCATCAGCTTCTGGCGATGGAAGGGGACGCTGAAGCCGGCCAATTGCAATGCTCTTGCTGCTCACATCGATTTCTTCCGCACCCTATCATCCATAGCCGGTGTAAAGCTGGATGAGGCGATGCTTCAGCAATCGGCCGAAGCGCGCAATCTGGTGCCGCTTCTGGAGGATTCGTCCGCGAAATGGGATGACCGTTTCCTCTTTGCACACGTCGGTCGCTGGCCCAAGGGAACGTCCCCTGATGCTGCGAAGTTGAGCAACGCCTCGGTGCGCAATACCCAATACACTCTGGTGAGCGAGGTCGCTCGCGGGCCCAAGGCTCCAAAGAACGCCGGACCCAGGTGGCAGCTCTTTGATGTGATTGCGGATCCAGCGCAGAAGACCGACATCGCCGCAACCCATCCGGACGTGGTAAAGAAATTGACGGATGCGTACGACGCATGGTGGTCATCACTCAAGGGTCAGTACGACCTCAATGAAAACGCTGTCGGCCCCAGGTTGAATCCGTTTGCCGAGTTGTATTGGAAGCAGTTTGGCGGTGGCCCCACCCCGGAAGACTACGAGCGCATGGATCCGGACAAGGCGAAGACTTTTGAGGCCAATCGACAACGGCAGGTAGGTGGCAAGAAGGGCGCCGATTGA
- a CDS encoding DUF1553 domain-containing protein yields MSARHLLTTLAITATVASGAVHAASTPPSAVQFNRDIRPILAEACFHCHGPDPGTRKASLRLDTEEGFFAARDGGDSTVVKGQPEKSSLYQRIVTEDVDDVMPPPESHKDLKPEQKELIKRWIEQGASWQPHWSLVKPERPALPTVPGVNAETQNPIDRFVQSRLASVGLTPAPEADKYTLARRVTLDLTGLPPSPEEVEAYVSDTRPDAYEKFVERLLDSKRYGEHRARYWLDAARYADTHGLHFDNYREMWLYRDWVVNAFNKNQPFDAFTVEQIAGDLLPNRTDEQLIATGFQRCNITTNEGGTIDEENLALYAADRVQTLGWVYMGYTVNCAQCHDHKFDPITAKDYYALAAFFRNTTQGAKDGNVKDSGPILVVPSEKDKVRWTALPKEIEVATAARTDRKKTARPEFSQWLASAKPDTLDKDVPSEGIVAHVPLNEGTGNEVQAICGPPRTIKATGEISWAPDGKLGPAPILKSGSTFVLGEEGDFEQKQSFSYGAWIKAGRNGVFGGIIARMDEKAQYRGWDLFQADRGLAVHIVSDWPEDALKVSTRNAVLKPGTWQHVFVTYNGSGKANGIKIYIDGVDQKLNTENASLKRSSSIRTQTPLRIGQRSDVQTFEGGSVQDARVYARELKPAEVKRISEMGPLRAILAATSDKRTPQQHNALYDHYLVTRDESYKKLDKAVVDLEKEKTDIKARSPITHVQEEVMNVKPMTPILMRGEYDKKGETVAAATPVALGPAMPKDAPQNRLGLAQWLIDPNHPLTTRVTMNRFWQELFGQGLVKTSEDFGIMGSAPSHPELLDWLSVEFRESGWDVKHMFKLMVTSAAYKQAALATPEKLEKDRDNALLSRGPRFRMDAEMVRDYALAASGTMSPTMGGPGTRPYQPENIWEIVGLAGGNTRNYVQDTGEGLYRRTLYNFWKRMAPSPNMEAFNAPSREASCVRRERTNTPLQALVTMNDPQFVEAARNLAQHAMVQAKGDPEGITKYITGRVLCRPLKPEETTILQASLKDLQAYYQSKPEDAAALIAVGTTKADASLNASQLAAWTMVCNQIMNLDEVLNK; encoded by the coding sequence ATGAGCGCTCGTCACCTTCTTACCACCCTTGCCATCACTGCCACTGTGGCGAGTGGGGCAGTCCATGCTGCCTCCACGCCACCATCCGCGGTCCAGTTCAACCGTGATATCCGCCCTATTCTCGCGGAGGCGTGCTTCCATTGTCATGGGCCGGACCCCGGGACGCGCAAAGCGTCCCTGCGCCTGGATACGGAAGAGGGGTTCTTTGCCGCGCGTGATGGCGGTGACTCCACTGTGGTAAAGGGACAGCCGGAGAAAAGCTCTCTGTATCAGCGCATCGTCACTGAGGATGTGGATGATGTGATGCCACCCCCGGAGTCGCATAAAGATCTGAAGCCGGAGCAGAAGGAACTCATCAAGAGGTGGATTGAGCAGGGCGCGTCCTGGCAGCCCCATTGGTCCCTGGTGAAGCCGGAGCGTCCCGCACTGCCCACCGTACCGGGAGTGAATGCGGAGACGCAGAATCCGATTGATCGCTTCGTTCAGTCAAGGCTCGCGAGCGTGGGACTCACCCCTGCACCGGAAGCGGATAAATATACCCTCGCGCGCCGCGTGACATTGGACCTCACCGGCCTTCCGCCCTCGCCAGAAGAAGTGGAGGCCTATGTGAGCGATACTCGTCCTGACGCTTATGAAAAATTCGTGGAGCGTCTCCTGGACTCGAAGCGCTACGGAGAGCATCGCGCACGTTACTGGCTGGATGCTGCGCGCTATGCGGATACCCATGGCCTCCACTTTGATAATTATCGCGAGATGTGGCTCTACCGCGACTGGGTGGTGAATGCCTTCAACAAGAACCAGCCATTTGATGCTTTCACCGTTGAGCAGATTGCCGGTGACCTTCTGCCCAATCGTACGGATGAGCAATTGATCGCCACAGGGTTCCAGCGCTGCAACATCACCACCAACGAAGGTGGCACCATCGATGAGGAGAATCTCGCCCTCTATGCTGCCGACCGCGTGCAGACCCTCGGTTGGGTTTACATGGGCTACACGGTAAACTGCGCCCAGTGCCACGATCACAAGTTTGATCCCATTACCGCAAAAGACTACTACGCTCTCGCGGCGTTCTTCAGGAATACCACGCAGGGTGCGAAGGATGGCAATGTGAAGGATAGCGGACCCATCCTCGTGGTACCGTCAGAGAAGGACAAGGTGCGCTGGACGGCCCTGCCCAAGGAAATCGAAGTGGCGACCGCCGCCCGTACCGATCGTAAGAAAACGGCGCGCCCCGAGTTCAGCCAGTGGCTTGCCTCTGCGAAACCGGATACACTGGACAAGGATGTGCCGTCCGAAGGCATTGTGGCCCATGTGCCGCTGAACGAAGGCACCGGCAATGAAGTGCAGGCCATTTGCGGGCCGCCTCGTACCATCAAGGCGACGGGTGAGATTTCATGGGCTCCAGATGGCAAGCTCGGACCTGCTCCCATTCTGAAGTCGGGCAGTACCTTTGTGCTCGGTGAAGAAGGTGACTTTGAGCAGAAGCAGTCCTTCAGCTATGGCGCATGGATCAAGGCGGGGAGAAATGGCGTCTTCGGCGGGATCATTGCCCGCATGGATGAGAAGGCGCAATACCGTGGTTGGGATCTCTTCCAGGCAGATCGTGGCCTCGCCGTTCATATCGTGAGCGATTGGCCAGAGGACGCCCTCAAGGTCAGCACGCGCAATGCGGTGCTGAAGCCTGGCACCTGGCAGCATGTGTTTGTCACCTACAACGGCTCCGGTAAAGCGAATGGCATCAAGATCTACATCGATGGTGTGGATCAGAAGCTGAACACGGAGAATGCGTCACTGAAGCGCAGCAGCAGCATCCGCACACAGACACCGTTGCGCATCGGCCAGCGCAGTGATGTGCAGACATTTGAGGGCGGTTCCGTTCAGGACGCGCGTGTCTATGCTCGCGAACTCAAGCCGGCTGAAGTGAAACGCATCTCCGAAATGGGGCCGCTGCGCGCCATTCTGGCAGCCACCTCGGACAAGCGCACACCACAGCAGCACAACGCCCTGTACGATCACTACCTCGTCACGCGTGATGAGTCCTACAAGAAGCTCGATAAGGCTGTGGTCGACCTTGAGAAAGAGAAGACAGATATCAAGGCGCGCAGCCCCATCACCCACGTGCAGGAAGAGGTTATGAACGTCAAACCCATGACTCCCATCCTGATGCGTGGCGAGTATGATAAGAAGGGCGAAACCGTCGCCGCGGCCACTCCTGTGGCTCTTGGACCTGCGATGCCAAAGGATGCGCCGCAGAACCGGCTGGGACTCGCGCAGTGGCTGATCGACCCCAATCATCCGCTCACCACACGGGTGACGATGAACCGTTTCTGGCAAGAGCTCTTTGGCCAGGGATTGGTGAAAACCAGCGAAGACTTCGGCATCATGGGCAGCGCACCGAGCCATCCTGAACTCCTCGACTGGCTTTCCGTCGAGTTCCGCGAAAGCGGATGGGATGTGAAGCACATGTTCAAGCTGATGGTCACCTCCGCTGCCTACAAGCAGGCGGCTCTCGCCACTCCGGAGAAGCTGGAAAAGGACCGGGACAATGCCCTGCTCAGCCGTGGCCCCCGTTTCCGCATGGATGCGGAGATGGTTCGCGACTACGCGCTTGCCGCGAGCGGCACGATGTCACCCACCATGGGTGGACCCGGCACGCGTCCTTATCAGCCGGAGAATATCTGGGAGATTGTAGGGCTCGCCGGCGGGAACACGCGCAACTATGTGCAGGACACGGGCGAAGGTCTCTATCGCCGCACGTTGTACAACTTCTGGAAACGCATGGCGCCTTCGCCAAACATGGAGGCCTTCAATGCGCCAAGTCGCGAGGCGAGCTGTGTGCGTCGCGAGCGTACCAACACGCCGCTTCAGGCGCTCGTGACCATGAATGACCCACAGTTCGTGGAAGCCGCGAGGAACCTCGCCCAGCATGCCATGGTCCAGGCGAAGGGCGATCCGGAGGGAATCACGAAGTACATCACCGGTCGCGTACTCTGTCGCCCACTGAAGCCTGAGGAGACAACCATCCTTCAGGCGAGCCTGAAGGATCTACAGGCCTACTATCAATCGAAGCCAGAGGATGCTGCCGCATTGATCGCAGTCGGAACCACCAAGGCGGATGCCTCCCTGAATGCATCGCAACTCGCCGCATGGACCATGGTCTGCAATCAGATCATGAACCTCGATGAGGTGCTGAATAAATAA
- a CDS encoding DUF1501 domain-containing protein, translating to MNTSFPFNPMETRRGFFTRGGHLLGSAALTSLLGEAFLQQASASASVNHGAVPLGPHFAPKAKRVIYLHMVGGPSQMDLFDHKPEMQKWYDKDLPDSVRKGQRLTTMTSGQARFPIAPSKFRFEQAGQCGMWMNADLLPYLSKSADDMCFIRSMHTEAINHEPAIAAMQTGNQVTGRPCLGSWASYGLGSMNQNLPTFVVLVATPTNREQEQAISSRLWSSGFLPGEHAGVSFRSKGDPILFINNPPGVPDSVRRRTIDGLNALNSLNFQRMGDPETQTRIQQYEMAFRMQASVPELTDFASEPEHTFKMYGEAAKTPGSFANSVLMARRLAERGVRFVQVYHNNWDHHSNVSGRMPSQCKDVDQPCHALIEDLKQRGMFDDTLIIWGGEFGRTIYSQGGLSKENYGRDHHPRCFTMWMAGGGAKGGAIHGETDDFSYNIVKDPVHIRDFHATVLHLLGFHHDRFVFKHQGLDGKLTGVEEAHLVKALIS from the coding sequence ATGAATACTTCCTTTCCTTTCAATCCCATGGAAACCCGCCGGGGCTTCTTCACGCGCGGTGGACATCTGCTTGGCTCCGCTGCGTTGACGTCGCTGTTGGGTGAGGCATTTCTCCAACAAGCATCGGCATCTGCGTCCGTGAACCATGGTGCCGTGCCGCTAGGGCCGCATTTCGCGCCGAAAGCCAAGCGTGTGATCTACCTGCACATGGTGGGCGGTCCCTCGCAGATGGATCTCTTCGATCACAAGCCGGAGATGCAGAAGTGGTATGACAAGGATCTGCCAGACTCCGTGCGCAAGGGGCAGCGTCTCACCACCATGACGAGCGGTCAGGCGCGGTTCCCCATCGCACCCTCCAAGTTCCGCTTCGAGCAGGCTGGCCAGTGTGGCATGTGGATGAATGCCGACCTCCTCCCCTACTTGAGCAAGAGCGCGGATGACATGTGCTTCATCCGTTCCATGCATACGGAGGCCATCAATCACGAGCCTGCGATTGCTGCCATGCAGACGGGCAATCAGGTCACGGGTCGTCCGTGTCTCGGCTCTTGGGCCTCTTATGGTCTTGGGTCGATGAATCAAAATCTGCCCACTTTTGTGGTGTTGGTGGCCACGCCCACCAATCGTGAACAGGAGCAGGCCATCTCCTCCCGCCTCTGGTCCAGCGGTTTCCTGCCCGGTGAGCATGCCGGTGTTTCCTTCCGCAGCAAGGGTGACCCCATCCTCTTCATCAACAATCCACCCGGCGTTCCGGATTCTGTGCGTCGCCGTACGATCGACGGCCTGAATGCGCTGAACTCGCTGAACTTCCAACGCATGGGGGATCCTGAGACGCAGACGCGCATCCAGCAGTACGAGATGGCCTTCCGCATGCAGGCTAGCGTTCCTGAGCTCACGGACTTCGCCAGCGAACCCGAGCATACCTTCAAGATGTATGGTGAGGCCGCAAAGACACCGGGTTCGTTTGCCAACTCGGTCCTCATGGCTCGCCGTCTCGCTGAGCGCGGCGTGCGGTTTGTGCAGGTCTATCACAACAACTGGGACCACCACTCCAATGTCTCCGGTCGCATGCCCAGCCAGTGCAAGGATGTCGACCAGCCCTGTCATGCACTCATCGAGGACCTCAAGCAGCGAGGTATGTTCGATGACACGCTCATCATCTGGGGTGGGGAATTCGGTCGTACGATCTACTCCCAGGGAGGTCTCTCAAAGGAGAACTACGGTCGCGATCACCACCCACGCTGCTTCACCATGTGGATGGCTGGCGGCGGTGCAAAAGGGGGCGCTATCCACGGTGAGACCGATGACTTCAGCTACAACATCGTGAAGGATCCTGTGCACATCCGAGACTTCCACGCCACGGTCTTGCACCTTCTGGGATTCCATCACGACCGTTTTGTCTTCAAGCACCAGGGCCTTGATGGCAAACTCACCGGTGTGGAAGAAGCACATCTGGTAAAGGCGCTCATTAGCTAG